Proteins encoded within one genomic window of Triticum aestivum cultivar Chinese Spring chromosome 2D, IWGSC CS RefSeq v2.1, whole genome shotgun sequence:
- the LOC123049740 gene encoding polygalacturonase ADPG1-like: protein MGIIGIRMATLLLAALAWCSVLAAAGGGEVDGVFNVKDYGARGDGVTDDTKAFVDAWTAACGARGSSASTLLVPAAKSFLVGPTRFNGPCASTGITVQVLGTIMAPPAGAWSGKNYWLMFYKVHGLTVTGGSTGLLDGRGWTWWHNKCRGYADCVTKAPTALVVMSCADVELRQFRSKDSPQMHIAVSQSSKVHLTQLTITAPGDSPNTDGVHIDRSEDVRVSRSTIGTGDDCVSISSRSRFVTVDGVVCGPGHGISVGSLGRNGATASVEYIDVKNVHFINTTNGARIKTWQGGKGYAKSISFTDIMFTNVDNPVVINQFYVDRHHVPNMGAVALSNITYKNLRGTSKHKTAVDFHCSEIGSCTNIHVNSVAISAADGGGTVTRCQNAQGDTSGYVYPKIPCLR, encoded by the exons ATG GGTATCATCGGCATCCGCATGGCCACCCTGCTCCTCGCTGCCCTCGCGTGGTGTagtgtgctcgccgccgccggcggcggcgaggtggacgGCGTGTTCAACGTCAAGGACTACGGTGCTCGAGGCGACGGGGTCACGGACGACACCAAG GCGTTCGTGGACGCATGGACCGCGGCGTGCGGCGCCAGGGGCTCGTCGGCGTCGACGCTGCTCGTGCCGGCAGCCAAGTCCTTCCTCGTCGGCCCCACCAGGTTCAACGGGCCCTGCGCCTCCACCGGAATTACCGTCCAG GTCTTGGGCACGATTATGGCGCCGCCGGCGGGCGCATGGAGCGGGAAGAACTATTGGCTGATGTTCTACAAGGTCCACGGGCTCACGGTTACCGGCGGCAGCACCGGCTTGCTCGACGGCAGAGGCTGGACGTGGTGGCACAACAAATGCAGAGGCTATGCT GACTGTGTAACCAAGGCACCGACG GCGTTGGTGGTCATGAGCTGCGCCGACGTGGAGCTGCGCCAATTCAGAAGCAAGGACAGCCCGCAGATGCACATCGCCGTCAGCCAGAGCAGCAAGGTCCACCTGACGCAGCTGACCATCACCGCGCCCGGGGACAGCCCCAACACCGACGGCGTGCACATCGACCGGAGTGAAGACGTCCGCGTCAGCAGATCGACCATCGGCACCGGCGACGACTGCGTCTCCATCAGCTCCAGGAGCCGATTCGTCACCGTCGACGGAGTCGTGTGCGGCCCCGGCCATGGCATAAG TGTGGGGAGCCTGGGCAGGAACGGGGCGACCGCATCCGTGGAGTACATCGACGTGAAAAACGTCCACTTCATCAACACCACAAATGGGGCAAGGATCAAGACGTGGCAG GGTGGGAAAGGTTACGCGAAGTCCATCTCCTTCACCGACATAATGTTCACCAACGTGGACAATCCTGTGGTCATCAACCAGTTCTACGTAGACCGCCACCATGTCCCAAATATG GGGGCGGTGGCGCTGAGCAACATAACCTACAAGAACCTGAGGGGGACATCGAAGCACAAGACGGCCGTGGACTTCCACTGCAGCGAGATCGGCAGCTGCACGAACATCCACGTCAACTCCGTGGCGATCTCTGCTGCAGACGGCGGAGGAACCGTGACCCGCTGCCAGAACGCGCAAGGGGACACCTCCGGATACGTCTACCCCAAGATCCCTTGCCTTAGATAA